A single genomic interval of Celeribacter indicus harbors:
- the gpmI gene encoding 2,3-bisphosphoglycerate-independent phosphoglycerate mutase → MAAPKPVVLCILDGWGIGPTETANAPVLAKTPTFDRLMADCPSSTLITFGPDVGLPTGQMGNSEVGHTNIGAGRVVAMDLGQIDLAIEDGSFFMNEPILAFIEAVKTAGGTAHLMGVISDGGVHGHIDHTLAAARMITDHGVPVVIHAITDGRDVAPKSADRFIPDLVARLPEGATVGTVIGRYYAMDRDNRWERVAQAYRAMVDGTGVETAVTAQEAVSNAYARGESDEFIRATVIGGYTGVKDGDGFFCNNFRADRAREILRAIGEPGFAEFETGERPQYAALLGMVEYSAGHNAYMATAYPKRELVNTLGEWVAKKGLTQFRLAETEKYPHVTFFLNGGKEEPEVGEDRFMPKSPKVATYDLQPEMSAPEVTEKFVEAIEKGYDLIVTNYANPDMVGHTGSLEAAEKACEAVDQGLAKVVAALARVGGAMVVIADHGNCETMIDPVTGGPHTAHTTNPVPVIIFGGPEGSRLRDGGRLADVAPTILDLMGLDKPAEMTGQSLIVR, encoded by the coding sequence ATGGCCGCACCGAAACCCGTCGTTCTCTGCATTCTCGATGGCTGGGGCATCGGCCCCACCGAGACGGCCAATGCGCCGGTTCTGGCGAAGACGCCGACCTTCGACCGGTTGATGGCCGACTGCCCCTCGAGCACGCTGATCACCTTCGGCCCCGATGTCGGCCTGCCGACCGGCCAGATGGGAAATTCGGAAGTCGGGCACACGAATATCGGCGCCGGCCGGGTCGTGGCGATGGATCTCGGACAGATCGACCTCGCGATCGAGGACGGCTCGTTTTTCATGAACGAGCCGATCCTCGCCTTCATCGAAGCGGTGAAAACCGCGGGAGGGACCGCGCATCTCATGGGCGTGATTTCGGATGGCGGGGTGCACGGGCATATCGACCACACGCTCGCGGCGGCACGGATGATCACCGACCACGGCGTGCCGGTGGTGATCCACGCGATCACCGACGGGCGGGACGTGGCGCCGAAATCGGCGGACCGGTTCATCCCCGATCTCGTCGCCCGGCTGCCGGAGGGTGCGACGGTCGGCACAGTGATCGGTCGCTATTACGCCATGGACCGCGACAATCGCTGGGAACGTGTCGCGCAGGCCTATCGCGCGATGGTCGACGGAACGGGCGTCGAGACGGCTGTCACCGCGCAGGAGGCGGTAAGCAACGCCTATGCCCGCGGTGAGAGCGACGAGTTCATCAGGGCGACGGTGATCGGCGGCTATACGGGCGTGAAGGACGGCGACGGCTTCTTCTGCAACAACTTCCGCGCCGACCGCGCGCGCGAGATTCTCCGTGCCATCGGGGAGCCCGGATTTGCGGAATTCGAAACGGGAGAGCGCCCGCAGTATGCCGCACTGCTCGGCATGGTGGAATATTCGGCCGGGCACAACGCCTACATGGCCACCGCCTATCCGAAACGCGAGCTCGTCAACACGCTCGGCGAATGGGTGGCAAAGAAAGGTCTGACGCAGTTCCGGCTCGCCGAGACGGAAAAATATCCGCATGTCACCTTCTTCCTGAACGGCGGCAAGGAAGAGCCGGAGGTGGGCGAGGACCGCTTCATGCCGAAATCGCCGAAGGTGGCGACCTACGATCTCCAGCCGGAGATGAGCGCGCCCGAGGTGACGGAGAAATTCGTCGAGGCGATCGAAAAGGGCTATGACCTCATCGTCACCAATTATGCCAATCCCGACATGGTGGGACATACCGGATCTCTGGAGGCGGCGGAGAAGGCTTGCGAGGCGGTGGATCAGGGACTCGCGAAGGTTGTCGCCGCGCTCGCAAGGGTCGGCGGTGCGATGGTGGTGATCGCCGATCACGGCAATTGCGAGACGATGATCGACCCGGTGACGGGGGGACCGCACACGGCGCATACCACGAATCCCGTACCCGTGATCATATTCGGTGGTCCCGAAGGAAGCCGCCTGCGCGATGGCGGACGGCTCGCGGATGTGGCCCCGACGATCCTCGATCTCATGGGCCTCGACAAGCCCGCGGAGATGACCGGCCAGAGCCTGATCGTCAGATGA
- the rlmH gene encoding 23S rRNA (pseudouridine(1915)-N(3))-methyltransferase RlmH, with product MKVSICAVGRLRSGPEAALIDDYTTRFDRTGRALGLGPLTVSEIEDRKGGGMAAEAQLLERAIPKGAVLVTMDERGQILSSPDFAEKLAGWRDAGRSDLTFVIGGADGIDPSLRARADFSVSLGKMVWPHMLARVMLSEQLYRAASILAGSPYHRA from the coding sequence ATGAAGGTGAGCATTTGCGCCGTGGGCCGGCTCCGTTCCGGCCCGGAGGCGGCGCTGATCGACGACTACACCACCCGGTTCGACCGCACCGGGCGCGCCCTTGGCCTCGGCCCTCTGACCGTGTCGGAAATCGAGGACAGAAAGGGCGGCGGCATGGCGGCGGAGGCGCAGCTTCTGGAGCGCGCCATCCCGAAAGGCGCCGTGCTCGTGACGATGGACGAACGCGGACAGATCCTTTCATCCCCGGATTTCGCGGAAAAACTCGCCGGATGGCGCGATGCCGGACGTTCGGACCTGACCTTCGTCATCGGCGGTGCGGACGGGATCGACCCCAGCCTGCGGGCACGGGCGGATTTTTCCGTTTCGCTCGGAAAGATGGTCTGGCCGCATATGCTCGCCCGCGTGATGCTGAGCGAACAGCTCTACCGCGCCGCGTCCATCCTGGCCGGATCGCCCTATCATCGGGCCTGA
- the rsfS gene encoding ribosome silencing factor, whose translation MTETAPHPFGGQKLLDFIMHSLDQDKAEDLVSIDLRGKSEVADYMVICSGRSTRQVSAMAEKLADSLKQDHGVFSRVEGKDQGDWVLIDAGDVIVHIFRPEVRDFYQLEKMWMSPEEAKAAMAGKTS comes from the coding sequence ATGACGGAAACCGCGCCGCACCCGTTCGGAGGCCAGAAACTTCTGGACTTCATCATGCACTCCCTCGATCAGGACAAGGCCGAAGACCTCGTATCCATCGACTTGCGCGGCAAGTCGGAGGTCGCGGATTACATGGTCATCTGCTCCGGTCGCTCGACCCGCCAGGTCAGCGCCATGGCGGAAAAGCTCGCCGACAGCCTCAAGCAGGATCACGGCGTCTTCAGCCGCGTGGAGGGCAAGGATCAGGGCGACTGGGTCCTGATCGACGCGGGCGATGTGATCGTCCACATCTTCCGCCCGGAAGTGCGGGATTTCTATCAGCTCGAAAAGATGTGGATGTCGCCCGAAGAGGCGAAGGCCGCGATGGCCGGAAAGACGTCCTGA
- a CDS encoding mechanosensitive ion channel family protein codes for MDPTQFPDVVNETGGAVLAFLEGLLRRWNLYQIVVVLVALALAVVLGRLCRTRMRRWMRGLEGRPKWQLRYLLAIEKRLTFIVWAVLLWVIFLALHEVTWPSRSYLIGILARVVSAWIAVEFLVQLMRNRALRRVTRWSLWIYVTLYFFGGLDETAQALDSLAIRFGDFRLSAFSVLKALVVTAILVTVARLGASQTSTRIRRNEDISPSMRELIIKVVQVSLYGAALFIGLKAVGFDLTGLAVLSGAVGVGLGFGLQKVVSNLVSGVIILLDKSIKPGDVISLGDTFGWINTLGARYASITTRDGKEYLIPNEDLITNQVVNWSHTNDFVRLDIHFGTAYGDDPHLVRRVAIAAAASVDRVLASRPPVCHIVGFGDSSVDYILRFWITDPSGGLTNVRGNVYLSLWDAFKEHGISIPFPQREVRILDGSTLATKTID; via the coding sequence TTGGACCCCACGCAATTTCCCGACGTCGTCAACGAAACCGGCGGGGCCGTCCTGGCCTTCCTTGAAGGGTTGTTGCGACGCTGGAATCTCTACCAGATCGTCGTGGTGCTCGTCGCGCTCGCGCTCGCAGTCGTGCTGGGGCGCCTTTGCAGGACGCGGATGCGCAGATGGATGCGCGGGCTCGAAGGCCGCCCGAAATGGCAGCTTCGGTATCTCCTGGCGATCGAGAAACGGCTGACCTTCATCGTCTGGGCCGTCCTGCTCTGGGTAATTTTCCTCGCGCTGCACGAGGTGACCTGGCCCTCCCGCTCCTATCTCATCGGTATCCTCGCGCGCGTCGTCTCCGCCTGGATCGCGGTCGAATTCCTCGTCCAGCTCATGCGCAACCGCGCGCTCAGACGGGTGACGCGCTGGAGCCTGTGGATCTATGTGACGCTCTATTTCTTCGGTGGGCTCGACGAGACCGCGCAGGCCCTCGACAGTCTCGCGATCCGCTTCGGCGACTTCCGGCTTTCCGCCTTCTCGGTGCTGAAGGCGCTCGTCGTCACCGCGATCCTCGTCACGGTCGCTCGGCTCGGCGCGAGCCAGACGTCGACCCGAATCCGGCGCAACGAAGACATTTCCCCCTCCATGCGCGAGTTGATCATTAAGGTCGTGCAGGTCTCGCTTTACGGGGCGGCGCTGTTCATCGGGTTGAAGGCGGTGGGCTTCGACCTCACCGGGCTTGCGGTCCTTTCGGGCGCCGTCGGCGTCGGCCTCGGCTTCGGTCTCCAGAAGGTCGTTTCCAACCTCGTCTCGGGTGTCATCATCCTGCTCGACAAGTCGATCAAGCCCGGCGACGTGATCTCGCTCGGCGACACGTTCGGCTGGATCAACACGCTAGGCGCGCGCTACGCCTCGATCACCACGCGGGACGGAAAGGAATACCTGATCCCGAACGAGGATCTCATCACGAACCAGGTGGTGAACTGGTCGCACACGAATGATTTCGTGCGCCTCGACATTCATTTCGGCACCGCCTACGGCGACGATCCGCATCTCGTGCGCCGGGTGGCGATCGCTGCGGCAGCCAGCGTGGACCGGGTGCTCGCCTCGCGCCCGCCGGTCTGTCACATCGTCGGTTTCGGCGACAGTTCGGTGGATTACATCCTGCGTTTCTGGATCACCGATCCCTCCGGCGGGCTCACCAATGTGCGCGGCAATGTCTATCTCTCGCTTTGGGATGCGTTCAAGGAACACGGCATCTCGATCCCCTTCCCGCAGCGCGAGGTCCGGATACTCGACGGCTCGACTCTGGCCACGAAGACGATAGATTGA
- the leuC gene encoding 3-isopropylmalate dehydratase large subunit, translating into MTAPKTLYDKIWDAHVVHEQEDGTCLLYIDRHLVHEVTSAQAFEGLRMAGRKARAPKKTITVPDHNVPTTTDRINGVIENEDSRIQLEVLEKNAKDFDLVYYPVDDIRQGIVHIIGPEQGWTLPGMTVVCGDSHTATHGAFGALAHGIGTSEVEHVLATQTLIQKKSKNMKVEITGKLRPGVTAKDVTLSVIRATGTAGGTGHVIEYCGDVIRDMSMEGRMTVCNMAIEGGARAGLVAPDETTFEYVKGRPHTPKGAQWETALAWWKTLYTDEGAQYDKVVTIRGEDIEPVVTWGTSPEDVLPITGTVPAPEDFKGGKVEAVKRSLSYMGLTPGMKLTDIEIDTVFIGSCTNGRIEDLRAAAEILKGRKIKDGIRAMVVPGSGLVRAQAEEEGIAQIFIDAGFEWRMAGCSMCLAMNPDQLAPEERCASTSNRNFEGRQGYKGRTHLVSPAMAAAAAVTGRLTDVRELMTEDA; encoded by the coding sequence ATGACCGCCCCGAAGACACTCTATGACAAGATCTGGGACGCCCATGTCGTCCACGAGCAGGAGGACGGAACCTGTCTGCTCTATATCGACCGCCATCTGGTCCACGAAGTGACCAGCGCACAGGCGTTCGAGGGGCTGCGCATGGCCGGCCGCAAGGCGCGCGCGCCGAAGAAGACCATCACCGTGCCGGACCATAACGTGCCGACCACGACCGACCGCATCAACGGCGTGATCGAGAACGAGGACAGCCGCATCCAGCTCGAAGTGCTGGAAAAGAACGCCAAGGATTTCGACCTGGTCTATTATCCGGTGGACGATATCCGCCAGGGCATCGTGCATATCATCGGGCCGGAACAGGGCTGGACCCTGCCGGGCATGACCGTCGTCTGCGGGGACAGCCACACGGCCACCCACGGCGCCTTCGGGGCGCTCGCGCATGGCATCGGCACGTCCGAGGTGGAGCATGTGCTGGCCACCCAGACGCTGATCCAGAAGAAATCCAAGAACATGAAGGTGGAGATCACCGGCAAGCTCCGGCCCGGCGTGACCGCCAAGGACGTGACGCTCTCCGTCATCCGCGCGACGGGGACGGCCGGCGGCACCGGTCATGTCATCGAATATTGCGGCGACGTCATCCGCGACATGTCGATGGAAGGCCGCATGACGGTCTGCAACATGGCCATCGAGGGCGGTGCGCGCGCCGGTCTGGTGGCGCCTGACGAGACCACCTTCGAATACGTCAAGGGTCGCCCGCATACGCCCAAGGGCGCGCAATGGGAGACCGCGCTGGCCTGGTGGAAGACGCTCTACACCGACGAAGGTGCGCAGTACGACAAGGTCGTCACCATCCGCGGCGAGGATATCGAGCCGGTCGTCACCTGGGGCACCTCGCCCGAGGATGTCCTGCCGATCACCGGCACCGTGCCCGCGCCCGAGGATTTCAAGGGCGGCAAGGTCGAGGCGGTCAAGCGGTCGCTCTCCTACATGGGCCTGACCCCCGGCATGAAGCTGACCGACATCGAGATCGACACGGTCTTCATCGGCTCCTGCACCAACGGGCGGATCGAGGATCTGCGCGCCGCGGCGGAAATCCTGAAGGGCCGCAAGATCAAGGATGGCATCCGCGCCATGGTTGTGCCCGGCTCTGGCCTCGTCCGCGCGCAGGCCGAGGAAGAGGGCATCGCCCAGATCTTCATCGACGCGGGATTCGAATGGCGCATGGCGGGTTGTTCGATGTGCCTCGCGATGAACCCCGACCAGTTGGCGCCTGAAGAGCGCTGCGCCTCCACCTCGAACCGTAACTTCGAGGGCCGTCAGGGCTACAAGGGCCGGACCCATCTGGTGAGCCCCGCCATGGCCGCTGCCGCCGCGGTCACCGGTCGTCTGACCGATGTCCGCGAACTGATGACCGAAGACGCATAA
- the leuD gene encoding 3-isopropylmalate dehydratase small subunit: MEKFTKLTGIAAPMPQVNVDTDMIIPKQFLKTVKRSGLGVSLFKEIRYDSEGNELPDFVLNKPQYREAQILVAGDNFGCGSSREHAPWALADFGIKVIVSTSFADIFYNNCFKNGMLPIVLPQDAVDVLMKDAEKGSNARMIVDLENQTVTTSDGEAFHFDLDPFKKHCLLEGLDDIGLTMEHVGEIDAYEAGMAQSRPWV, translated from the coding sequence ATGGAAAAGTTCACCAAGCTCACCGGCATTGCGGCGCCCATGCCGCAGGTCAATGTCGACACCGACATGATCATCCCCAAGCAGTTCCTGAAGACCGTCAAGCGCTCGGGCCTGGGCGTGAGCCTGTTCAAGGAAATCCGCTATGACAGCGAGGGCAACGAGCTTCCCGATTTCGTGCTGAACAAGCCGCAGTATCGCGAGGCGCAGATCCTGGTCGCGGGCGACAACTTCGGCTGTGGCTCGTCGCGTGAGCATGCTCCGTGGGCACTTGCGGATTTCGGGATCAAGGTCATCGTGTCGACCAGCTTCGCCGACATTTTCTACAACAACTGCTTCAAGAACGGCATGTTGCCGATCGTGCTGCCGCAGGATGCCGTGGACGTGTTGATGAAGGATGCCGAGAAAGGCTCCAACGCGCGGATGATCGTCGATCTGGAAAACCAGACGGTCACCACCTCGGACGGCGAGGCGTTCCATTTCGATCTGGACCCGTTCAAGAAGCACTGCCTGCTCGAAGGGCTCGACGACATCGGTCTGACGATGGAGCATGTCGGCGAGATCGACGCCTACGAGGCCGGCATGGCGCAGTCGCGTCCCTGGGTCTGA
- a CDS encoding HdeD family acid-resistance protein — protein sequence MRPWQIWVLIGLVCLIFGALALGNVVAASLAITILLGIFFTIAGIVQLWATFKGFAHEHRWISILWGLLSLAIGISFIADPIGGTISLTLLVTSLLIASGVVRLVMAWQIRQTGYFWTMLFSGAISVLLGAYIAANFATASLALLGLFFGIELLIDGFALIGLGLYLRAHRS from the coding sequence ATGAGACCTTGGCAAATCTGGGTGCTGATCGGACTGGTCTGCCTCATCTTCGGCGCGCTGGCGCTTGGAAACGTCGTCGCGGCGTCGCTGGCGATCACCATTCTTCTTGGCATCTTCTTCACGATTGCGGGCATCGTGCAGCTCTGGGCGACGTTCAAGGGCTTCGCCCATGAGCATCGCTGGATCTCGATCCTCTGGGGGCTGCTGAGCCTCGCCATCGGCATCAGCTTCATCGCCGATCCGATCGGGGGAACGATTTCGCTGACCCTGCTCGTGACCTCGCTCCTCATCGCCTCCGGTGTCGTGCGGCTCGTGATGGCTTGGCAGATACGCCAGACCGGGTATTTCTGGACGATGCTGTTCTCCGGCGCGATCTCGGTGCTGCTCGGGGCCTATATCGCGGCCAATTTTGCCACCGCCTCCCTCGCGCTTCTGGGGCTCTTTTTCGGGATCGAGCTCCTGATCGACGGTTTCGCGCTGATCGGCCTCGGCCTCTACTTGCGCGCCCACCGAAGCTGA
- a CDS encoding 3-oxoacid CoA-transferase subunit B, whose amino-acid sequence MDPKELIARRVALEIRPRSLVNLGIGIPTLVSDYLDESLGVFFQAENGAVGMGHRPPEGMTDRHLTDAGGRFVSFVPGASTIDSAFSFGLIRGGHLDLTVLGALQVDEKGHLANWMIPGHYTPGMGGAMDLVTGAKKVIIAMQHTAKGVPKIVRECSLPLTSQRRVDLIVTEMAVIRPEKDGLHLLERAPNVSVESIVAATEATLFVPGDVPEMRLAA is encoded by the coding sequence ATGGATCCCAAGGAACTCATCGCCCGCCGCGTCGCGCTCGAAATCAGGCCGCGCAGCCTCGTCAACCTCGGCATCGGCATTCCGACCCTCGTCTCCGACTATCTCGACGAATCCCTCGGCGTGTTCTTCCAGGCCGAAAACGGCGCCGTCGGCATGGGCCATCGCCCGCCGGAGGGAATGACCGACCGGCATCTCACCGACGCGGGCGGGCGGTTCGTGTCCTTCGTGCCCGGCGCCTCGACGATCGATTCCGCCTTTTCCTTCGGCCTGATCCGCGGCGGGCATCTCGACCTTACCGTGCTCGGCGCGTTGCAGGTCGATGAAAAGGGCCATCTCGCGAACTGGATGATCCCCGGCCACTACACCCCCGGCATGGGCGGAGCGATGGACCTGGTGACCGGCGCGAAGAAGGTCATCATCGCGATGCAGCACACCGCGAAGGGTGTGCCGAAGATCGTGCGGGAATGTTCTCTGCCGCTCACCTCGCAGCGGCGAGTGGACCTGATCGTGACCGAAATGGCGGTGATCCGGCCGGAAAAAGACGGGCTGCACCTGCTCGAAAGGGCACCCAACGTCTCGGTCGAAAGCATCGTCGCGGCGACCGAGGCGACGCTCTTCGTGCCAGGCGACGTGCCGGAAATGCGGCTCGCCGCCTGA
- a CDS encoding CoA transferase subunit A produces the protein MQLAISLDEAVRLIPDGATVMLSGFMGAGVPDGIVHALAEAGKRELTLISNDTARDTTGPGPLFAAGCVRKLICSHMGLNTIVQAQFASGALEVELVPQGTLVERIRSAGVGLGGILTPTGVGTRIAEGKRIIEVNGRDYLLETPLRADFALIAARSCDYVGNLAYMLTATNFNPIMALAGDTVICEPEEIVPVGMIPPDLVKTPGILVDYVIKRSA, from the coding sequence ATGCAACTTGCGATATCCCTCGACGAGGCGGTCAGGCTGATCCCGGACGGAGCGACGGTCATGCTGTCGGGCTTCATGGGCGCGGGTGTGCCCGACGGCATCGTTCACGCGCTGGCGGAGGCCGGCAAGAGGGAGCTCACGCTGATCTCCAACGACACCGCCCGCGACACGACCGGACCGGGACCGCTTTTTGCCGCAGGCTGCGTGAGAAAACTGATCTGTAGTCATATGGGCCTGAACACCATCGTGCAGGCACAATTCGCCTCCGGCGCACTCGAGGTGGAACTCGTGCCGCAGGGAACGCTCGTGGAACGCATCCGCTCGGCGGGCGTGGGCCTCGGCGGCATTCTCACGCCCACGGGAGTCGGCACGAGAATCGCCGAAGGCAAGCGGATCATCGAGGTGAACGGGCGCGATTATCTGCTCGAGACGCCGCTCAGGGCAGATTTCGCGCTGATCGCGGCACGCAGCTGCGATTATGTCGGCAACCTCGCCTACATGCTGACCGCGACGAATTTCAACCCGATCATGGCGCTCGCGGGCGACACGGTGATCTGCGAGCCCGAGGAAATCGTGCCCGTCGGGATGATCCCGCCCGATCTCGTGAAAACGCCGGGCATTCTCGTCGACTATGTCATCAAGAGATCGGCCTGA
- a CDS encoding endonuclease/exonuclease/phosphatase family protein: MIRLLGAILALGLWPVAGGAQDLLRVAIWTVELSREGPGILLRDILEEDPQVLAAQRLIAEISPDLLLLNDFDTDADGHAARLFAKAAGYPHVFTRPGNEGRASGIDMDKDGRAGEPEDALSYGAFTGQGGMALLSRLPIQAEAVRDFSGLLWQDLPGARIPEGYFSTEDLARLPLSSHAHWDIPLLWNGRPLHLFAYAATSPVFDGEEDRNGRRNADETAFWLRYLDGALDFAPPEASFVLLGDSNLDPADGEGLRAQMAMLLADPRIQDPRPRSDHAAARATPGQNGDPGLDTADWDDPVPGNLRVDYVLPSADLQVVASGVAWAAEDGFRHGLVWVDLAAFP; the protein is encoded by the coding sequence GTGATCCGGCTCCTCGGCGCGATCCTCGCCCTTGGCCTCTGGCCTGTCGCCGGGGGGGCACAGGATCTGCTGCGCGTCGCAATCTGGACCGTGGAACTGTCGCGTGAGGGGCCGGGGATCCTGCTGCGGGACATTCTCGAGGAGGATCCGCAGGTCCTCGCCGCGCAGCGGCTGATTGCGGAGATTTCCCCGGATCTCCTGCTTCTGAACGACTTCGACACGGATGCAGACGGCCATGCGGCACGGCTCTTCGCCAAGGCGGCGGGCTACCCGCATGTCTTCACCCGGCCGGGCAACGAGGGCCGCGCGTCGGGGATCGACATGGACAAGGACGGGCGAGCGGGCGAGCCGGAGGATGCCCTGTCCTATGGCGCCTTCACCGGGCAGGGCGGCATGGCGCTCCTGTCGCGCCTGCCGATCCAGGCAGAGGCGGTGCGCGACTTCTCCGGCCTGCTCTGGCAGGACCTGCCCGGCGCGCGCATTCCGGAGGGGTATTTCTCCACGGAGGATCTCGCGCGGCTGCCGCTCTCCTCCCATGCGCATTGGGACATTCCGCTCCTCTGGAACGGGAGGCCGCTCCACCTCTTCGCCTATGCCGCGACCTCGCCCGTCTTCGACGGCGAGGAGGACCGCAATGGCCGGCGCAATGCCGACGAAACCGCCTTCTGGCTGCGCTATCTCGACGGTGCACTCGATTTCGCACCCCCGGAGGCCTCCTTCGTGCTTCTCGGCGACAGCAATCTCGATCCGGCGGACGGAGAGGGGCTGCGCGCGCAAATGGCGATGCTGCTTGCCGATCCTCGGATCCAGGATCCGCGTCCGAGATCGGACCACGCCGCCGCGCGGGCCACGCCCGGACAGAACGGCGATCCGGGGCTGGACACCGCCGACTGGGACGATCCGGTTCCCGGCAACCTGCGCGTCGATTATGTCCTGCCGTCGGCGGATCTCCAGGTCGTTGCGAGCGGGGTGGCCTGGGCAGCGGAAGACGGTTTCAGGCACGGGCTCGTCTGGGTCGATCTCGCCGCGTTTCCTTGA
- the leuB gene encoding 3-isopropylmalate dehydrogenase, with product MSTPSLLILPGDGIGPEVMAEVVKIIDWYGENRGLTFDVTMDLVGGAAYDAHGVPLSDETMAKAQEVDAVLLGAVGGPKYDTLDFSVKPERGLLRLRKEMDLFANLRPAQCFDALADFSSLKKDVVAGLDIMIVRELTSGIYFGEPRGIITENNERVGINTQRYTESEIERVARSSFELAMRRNRKLCSMEKANVMESGILWREVVTEVGKDYPDVALSHMYADAGAMQLCRWPKQFDVIVTDNLFGDLLSDAAAMLTGSLGMLPSASLGAPMANGRPKAMYEPVHGSAPDIAGQGKANPIACILSFAMALRYSFDEGEEATRLEKAIEKVLADGVRTADLLGEEGATPVSTSEMGDKIVAALDASL from the coding sequence ATGAGCACGCCTTCCCTCCTCATTCTTCCCGGCGATGGCATCGGCCCCGAAGTGATGGCCGAAGTCGTCAAGATCATCGACTGGTACGGCGAAAACCGCGGGCTGACGTTCGACGTGACGATGGATCTGGTGGGCGGTGCCGCCTATGACGCGCATGGCGTGCCGCTTTCCGACGAGACGATGGCGAAGGCGCAGGAGGTGGATGCGGTGCTGCTCGGCGCGGTGGGCGGGCCGAAATACGACACGCTCGACTTCTCCGTGAAACCCGAACGCGGGCTCCTGCGCCTGCGCAAGGAGATGGACCTCTTCGCGAACCTGCGCCCGGCGCAATGTTTCGACGCGCTTGCGGATTTCTCCTCGCTGAAGAAGGACGTGGTCGCCGGTCTCGACATCATGATCGTGCGGGAACTCACCTCCGGGATCTATTTCGGAGAGCCGCGCGGCATCATCACCGAGAACAACGAGCGCGTGGGGATCAACACCCAGCGCTACACCGAGTCCGAGATCGAGCGCGTTGCGCGGTCCTCCTTCGAACTGGCGATGCGGCGCAACAGGAAGCTCTGTTCGATGGAAAAGGCCAACGTGATGGAGAGCGGCATCCTCTGGCGCGAAGTCGTCACCGAGGTGGGTAAAGATTATCCCGATGTCGCGCTGTCGCACATGTACGCCGACGCGGGCGCGATGCAACTCTGCCGCTGGCCCAAGCAGTTCGACGTGATCGTGACCGACAACCTCTTTGGCGACCTGCTCTCGGACGCCGCGGCGATGCTCACCGGCTCGCTCGGAATGCTGCCTTCGGCCTCGCTCGGCGCGCCGATGGCGAACGGCCGTCCGAAAGCCATGTATGAGCCGGTTCACGGTTCCGCCCCCGACATCGCCGGCCAGGGCAAGGCGAACCCGATCGCCTGTATCCTCTCCTTCGCGATGGCGCTGCGCTATTCCTTCGACGAGGGCGAGGAGGCGACCCGCCTCGAGAAGGCGATCGAGAAGGTGCTTGCCGATGGCGTGCGCACCGCGGATCTTCTGGGCGAGGAGGGGGCCACCCCCGTCTCCACCTCCGAGATGGGCGACAAGATCGTTGCCGCGCTCGACGCCTCACTCTGA